The genome window GAAAGCTTCCCGGCTCCCGGCATCACCAGCTACTCCCGGGAACACATCAGCCGCCTGCTCACCCGGGCCCGCCTCGATTGGGGCATCCATTACCAGTTTAATTTGGGTGAATCGGGTCATCTGCTGCCGGGTGTTTCCTTCGGCCAAATGATTAACCTCAGCAAAAACGGCTACAGCTACAGCTTTATCCAACCCGGCCTGTACTTCACCAACGACCGGCTCCTACTGTCTTTCACCGCTTCCGACACGCCCTACAACGTGTTAATTCCGGAAGCCTCCAAGTTCGAGAGCACCTACCGGGGTAGGCTCATCAGGAGCGAATCGGAATTTCGGGTGCGGGAGTTGCAGCTTAGCGTCGGGGCGAAATTTTAGCTCCTCCCTTCTTCTACTCAAAAGGCCGGCTACCCCAGGGTAGTCGGCCTTTTGTTTTACTGCGTTGTTCAAGGGGCTATTCCCCAGCCGGGTAGTCGGCGGAGTCCCCGAGGTCGGCAACTTGCTCCAACTCTTTCACTAGGGTGGTAAACTTGTCGCGGGCACCTTTCACGGCGGCTTTGCCCAGAGGCAGATGCAAGGGCGGGTTTTCCTGGCGCACGAGGTCGAACATGATGCGGGCGGCGCGCTGGGGGTCGCCGGGCTGGCGGCCGCTGTAGCTCTGGATGCCCTTCAGATTCTCGCCCACGGTGGCGCGGTAGTCCTCAATGGCCGTGTCAACGAAGGAGGCGGAGCGAGCGGCCCAGTCGGTGCGGAAGCCGCTGGGCTCAATGTTGGTTACCTTAATACCCAGCGGGCCTACCTGCTGGGCCAGGCTTTCGCCCAGCGCCTCCAGGGCAAACTTGCTGGCGTTGTACACGCCTACCCCCGGGAAGGTCTTCAAGCCGCCAATGCTGGTGATGTTAAGAATGTGGCCGCTTTTCCACTCGCGCAGGTGGGGCAACACCGCCCGCAGCACCCGCAGGGGCCCGAATACATTGACCTCAAACTGGCGCTGCACCTCGGCATCGTCAATTTCCTCGATGCTGCCCAAGGAGCCGTAACCCGCGTTGTTCACTACCACATCAAGCTGGCCGAAGTGCTGAATGGCAGCCTGCACGGCCTGCTGCACCTGTTGCTCATTTACCACGTCGCAGATAAAGCCGCGGCCGTTTGCGCCAGCCTTTTTGGTGAATTCATCGGCCTGGGCCTGCTGGCGGAAGGTAGCGGCTACGTTGTCGCCTTGGCTGAGGCAGTAATCGGCCAGTTCTTTGCCGAAACCGGTGCTGACGCCGGTAATAAACCAGGTTTTGGTGGTTGCCATGGATAGGGAGGAATGGTGAAGGATGCTGGCCCCGAAACAGGCCAGCTAGCTGGTGTAACCCTGAAAGTGGCCGTGGGGTTTTGCCGAATGGCCCCTGTTCCGGCGCCCGGC of Hymenobacter sublimis contains these proteins:
- a CDS encoding oxidoreductase, translating into MATTKTWFITGVSTGFGKELADYCLSQGDNVAATFRQQAQADEFTKKAGANGRGFICDVVNEQQVQQAVQAAIQHFGQLDVVVNNAGYGSLGSIEEIDDAEVQRQFEVNVFGPLRVLRAVLPHLREWKSGHILNITSIGGLKTFPGVGVYNASKFALEALGESLAQQVGPLGIKVTNIEPSGFRTDWAARSASFVDTAIEDYRATVGENLKGIQSYSGRQPGDPQRAARIMFDLVRQENPPLHLPLGKAAVKGARDKFTTLVKELEQVADLGDSADYPAGE